A segment of the Rickettsia bellii RML369-C genome:
CATTCGTGAAACCACAAGCGATAAAATTTGCCTTGCGGTTTTGCTCAAAATTTTTCCACTACTAGAAGTTAAATTTTTCCATTCAGGCGGTATAAAATTCCCTACTATATCGTAAAAAATTGTATCGTTGGAAGACTCTGACAAAGAAAAAGGAGCAACTATTTTATTCATAGTTCCTCCATTTTATTGAGGGAAAACCAGCATAAAGCCAGCATATACCCAGCATATAAAAAATATATATAAGGTAAGGATGTGTTAGAAAACTGATTATAATATGGTGGGCGATGACAGACTCGAACTGCCGACCCTCTCGGTGTAAACGAGATGCTCTACCAACTGAGCTAATCGCCCTATATTATTAACTTAAAGTTAATTAGATAAAATACAATGAAGAATAAATTTATTAAATAGAAACTAAAATTAAAAAATAACATAATTATTTTTATGATTTAAATTTAATTCATAGTTTTTATTTTTTTTGATAATTTACTGATTTTTCTTGATGCAGTATTTAACTTAATTATATTTTTTTTCACACCTTGCATTATCTTAGATTGTGCAATTACTAAAGCTGAGTTAGCTTCTTCTTTATTACCTTGATTAATTTCATGTAAAACCTTTTTCACAAAAGTTTTTATTGCACTAGCTCTTCTTTTATTAACTAAGGTTTTTTTTACTGTTTGTCTTGCAGCTTTCTTTGCTGAAGAATGATTAGCCATTATTTAGTCCCTTTATTACTTTTAATATCTTCTTTGCTATTATCTTGAGGTATATTTCCTTTAGCATTAATATCTCTATCTACAAATTCAATATATGCGATTGGAGCTAAATCACCATAGCGAAATCCGGCTTTTACTATTCTAGTATATCCACCTGGTCTATCTTTGTATCTAACACCTAAAACATCTATAAGCTTCTCGATTGCTTTTTTATCTTTTATTTTTGATAGAATATTTCTTCTTGCTGCTAAGTTATTATCCTTAGCCTTAGTAACTAGAACTTCGATATAAGGTCTTAATTCTTTAGCTTTTGGCAAAGTAGTTTTTATTTGCTCATGAGTAACAAGTGATACTGCCATATTAGCAAGCATTGCTTTCCTATGGCTACTTGTTACATTTAATTTTCTACCTTTAATTTTATGTCGCATCTCTATTGTCCTTAATTATAAGAATCTTCGTAACGTTTAGATAATTCATGTATATTTTCTGGTGGCCAATCTGGTACATCCATACCAAATCTCAAACTAAATTTTGCAAGTATTTCCTTAATCTCATTTAAGGACTTTCTACCAAAATTTGGAGTTCTTAGCATATCAGCTTCCGTTCTTTTTACCAAATCACCTATATAAATTATATTATCATTTTTTAAACAATTTGCTGATCTAACTGATAATTCCAATTCATCAACTCGTTTAAGTAAATAAG
Coding sequences within it:
- the rpsT gene encoding 30S ribosomal protein S20; this encodes MANHSSAKKAARQTVKKTLVNKRRASAIKTFVKKVLHEINQGNKEEANSALVIAQSKIMQGVKKNIIKLNTASRKISKLSKKIKTMN
- the rplQ gene encoding 50S ribosomal protein L17: MRHKIKGRKLNVTSSHRKAMLANMAVSLVTHEQIKTTLPKAKELRPYIEVLVTKAKDNNLAARRNILSKIKDKKAIEKLIDVLGVRYKDRPGGYTRIVKAGFRYGDLAPIAYIEFVDRDINAKGNIPQDNSKEDIKSNKGTK